A single genomic interval of Hevea brasiliensis isolate MT/VB/25A 57/8 chromosome 4, ASM3005281v1, whole genome shotgun sequence harbors:
- the LOC110637217 gene encoding probable protein phosphatase 2C 13 isoform X2 translates to MIMNEKMVAEAEIICQPSIPPVLDVQYHLQNLNVDVTVPSTPIFESISTDISRFESAVSRTETMKEAAIDSSAAKSFPSIRSGSYADIGTRPSMDDEHIRIDDLSACLGSFFKWPSAFYAVFDGHGGPDAAAYIKKNAMRLFFEDAELPQTSDIDAMFLEALVNSHRKAFLLADVALADESSVSSSCGTTALTALVLGRHLLVANAGDCRAVLCRKGVAVDMSQDHRPSYLPERKRVENLGGYIEDEYLNGYLSVTRALGDWDLKLPLGAASPLIAEPDVQQLVLTEDDEFLIIGCDGIWDVMSSQDAVSLVRRGLRRHDDPELCARELVMEASRLHSTDNLTVVIICFSSPSVVESCPPQRRRLRWCSFSEETRNRLKRLMEGN, encoded by the exons ATGATAATGAATGAAAAAATGGTTGCGGAAGCAGAGATTATCTGTCAACCTAGCATTCCTCCGGTTCTTGACGTGCAGTATCACCTGCAGAACTTGAACGTAGATGTGACAGTTCCTTCGACTCCCATCTTTGAGTCAATCTCCACTGATATCTCGCGATTTGAATCA GCTGTGAGTCGCACAGAGACCATGAAAGAAGCAGCTATTGACTCGTCTGCTGCTAAGTCTTTTCCAAGCATTCGCTCTGGTAGCTATGCTGACATTGGAACAAGGCCCTCTATGGATGATGAACACATTCGAATTGATGATCTATCTGCTTGTTTGGGTTCTTTCTTCAAGTGGCCAAGTGCTTTTTATGCAGTGTTTGATGGTCATGGTGGGCCTGATGCTGCTGCTTATATAAAGAAAAATGCAATGAGGTTATTTTTTGAAGATGCTGAGTTGCCACAAACATCTGATATTGATGCCATGTTCCTAGAAGCATTGGTGAATTCCCATAGGAAGGCATTTTTGCTGGCAGACGTTGCCTTAGCTGATGAAAGCAGTGTTAGCAGTTCTTGTGGAACAACAGCACTGACTGCTCTTGTTCTTGGCAGACATCTACTGGTTGCAAATGCTGGCGACTGCCGGGCAGTTCTATGCAGGAAAGGGGTAGCTGTTGATATGTCACAAGATCACAGGCCTTCTTATTTGCCAGAACGCAAGCGTGTTGAGAACTTGGGTGGCTACATTGAAGATGAATATCTTAATGGTTATCTCTCTGTTACTAGAGCTCTTGGAGACTGGGATTTGAAACTTCCTCTTGGGGCCGCCTCACCTCTGATTGCTGAGCCAGATGTTCAACAGCTTGTGTTAACAGAGGATGATGAATTCTTGATCATTGGTTGTGATGGCATATGGGATGTTATGTCAAGCCAGGATGCTGTCAGCTTGGTCCGGCGTGGGCTTAGGCGGCATGATGACCCAGAGTTGTGCGCCAGAGAGCTAGTTATGGAAGCATCACGTCTTCATTCAACTGATAATCTCACTGTGGTTATCATCTGCTTCTCTTCACCTAGTGTTGTAGAGTCATGTCCCCCTCAGAGGAGGAGGTTGAGGTGGTGCAGTTTTTCTGAGGAGACTCGAAATAGATTGAAAAGGTTAATGGAAGGCAATTGA
- the LOC110637217 gene encoding probable protein phosphatase 2C 13 isoform X1: MIMNEKMVAEAEIICQPSIPPVLDVQYHLQNLNVDVTVPSTPIFESISTDISRFESAVSRTETMKEAAIDSSAAKSFPSIRSGSYADIGTRPSMDDEHIRIDDLSACLGSFFKWPSAFYAVFDGHGGPDAAAYIKKNAMRLFFEDAELPQTSDIDAMFLEALVNSHRKAFLLADVALADESSVSSSCGTTALTALVLGRHLLVANAGDCRAVLCRKGVAVDMSQDHRPSYLPERKRVENLGGYIEDEYLNGYLSVTRALGDWDLKLPLGAASPLIAEPDVQQLVLTEDDEFLIIGCDGIWDVMSSQDAVSLVRRGLRRHDDPELCARELVMEASRLHSTDNLTVVIICFSSPSVVESCPPQRRRLRWCSFSEETRNRLKR; the protein is encoded by the exons ATGATAATGAATGAAAAAATGGTTGCGGAAGCAGAGATTATCTGTCAACCTAGCATTCCTCCGGTTCTTGACGTGCAGTATCACCTGCAGAACTTGAACGTAGATGTGACAGTTCCTTCGACTCCCATCTTTGAGTCAATCTCCACTGATATCTCGCGATTTGAATCA GCTGTGAGTCGCACAGAGACCATGAAAGAAGCAGCTATTGACTCGTCTGCTGCTAAGTCTTTTCCAAGCATTCGCTCTGGTAGCTATGCTGACATTGGAACAAGGCCCTCTATGGATGATGAACACATTCGAATTGATGATCTATCTGCTTGTTTGGGTTCTTTCTTCAAGTGGCCAAGTGCTTTTTATGCAGTGTTTGATGGTCATGGTGGGCCTGATGCTGCTGCTTATATAAAGAAAAATGCAATGAGGTTATTTTTTGAAGATGCTGAGTTGCCACAAACATCTGATATTGATGCCATGTTCCTAGAAGCATTGGTGAATTCCCATAGGAAGGCATTTTTGCTGGCAGACGTTGCCTTAGCTGATGAAAGCAGTGTTAGCAGTTCTTGTGGAACAACAGCACTGACTGCTCTTGTTCTTGGCAGACATCTACTGGTTGCAAATGCTGGCGACTGCCGGGCAGTTCTATGCAGGAAAGGGGTAGCTGTTGATATGTCACAAGATCACAGGCCTTCTTATTTGCCAGAACGCAAGCGTGTTGAGAACTTGGGTGGCTACATTGAAGATGAATATCTTAATGGTTATCTCTCTGTTACTAGAGCTCTTGGAGACTGGGATTTGAAACTTCCTCTTGGGGCCGCCTCACCTCTGATTGCTGAGCCAGATGTTCAACAGCTTGTGTTAACAGAGGATGATGAATTCTTGATCATTGGTTGTGATGGCATATGGGATGTTATGTCAAGCCAGGATGCTGTCAGCTTGGTCCGGCGTGGGCTTAGGCGGCATGATGACCCAGAGTTGTGCGCCAGAGAGCTAGTTATGGAAGCATCACGTCTTCATTCAACTGATAATCTCACTGTGGTTATCATCTGCTTCTCTTCACCTAGTGTTGTAGAGTCATGTCCCCCTCAGAGGAGGAGGTTGAGGTGGTGCAGTTTTTCTGAGGAGACTCGAAATAGATTGAAAAG ATAG
- the LOC110637222 gene encoding dihydrolipoyl dehydrogenase 1, mitochondrial: protein MAMASFARRKAYLLARNFSNSNPDALRYSFSLTGFSRGFASLGSEDNDVVVIGGGPGGYVAAIKAAQLGLKTTCIEKRGTLGGTCLNVGCIPSKALLHSSHMFHEAQHSFANHGVKFSSVEVDLPAMMAQKDKAVANLTRGIEGLFKKNKVNYVKGYGKFISPSEVSVDTLDGGNTVVKGKNIIIATGSDVKSLPGITIDEKKIVSSTGALALSEIPKKLVVIGAGYIGLEMGSVWGRLGSEVTVVEFAPDVVPSMDGEIRKQFQRTLEKQKMKFMLKTKVVGVDTSGDGVKLTLEPASGGDQTTLEADVVLVSAGRTPFTAGLGLDKIGVETDKLGRILVNERFASNVSGVYAIGDVIPGPMLAHKAEEDGVACVEFIAGKQGHVDYDKVPGVVYTHPEVASVGKTEEQVKAHGIEYRVGKFPFLANSRAKAIDDAEGIVKILAEKETDKILGVHIMAPNAGELIHEAVVALTYDAASEDIARVCHAHPTMSEALKEAAMAAHDKPIHI from the exons atggcgATGGCTAGCTTCGCGAGAAGAAAGGCATACCTTCTCGCTCGAAATTTCTCCAATTCCAATCCTGATGCTCTCAGGTACTCCTTCTCGCTCACCGGCTTCTCCCGTGGATTCGCCTCCTTGGGATCTGAGGACAACGATGTTGTCGTTATCGGCGGCGGTCCTGGCGGCTACGTTGCAGCTATCAAGGCCGCTCAGCTTGGACTCAAAACCACTTGCATCGAGAAACGTGGAACTCTCGGTGGCACCTGCCTCAACGTTGGATGCATTCCTTCTAAG GCACTTCTTCACTCATCCCATATGTTCCACGAAGCCCAGCATTCATTTGCCAACCACGGCGTGAAGTTTTCTTCTGTTGAAGTTGATTTACCAGCCATGATGGCCCAAAAAGACAAAGCTGTAGCTAACCTTACACGAGGTATTGAAGGTTTATTCAAGAAAAACAAAGTGAACTATGTGAAAGGGTATGGCAAATTCATCTCCCCCTCTGAGGTGTCTGTAGACACTCTTGATGGTGGGAACACTGTTGTGAAAGGCAAGAATATCATAATTGCGACTGGCTCTGATGTCAAATCTCTACCTGGGATCACCATTGATGAAAAGAAAATTGTATCATCTACTGGTGCTTTGGCTTTGTCGGAAATTCCTAAGAAACTTGTGGTCATTGGAGCAGGCTACATTGGGCTTGAGATGGGCTCAGTGTGGGGCCGGCTTGGTTCAGAAGTCACTGTTGTTGAGTTTGCCCCGGATGTCGTCCCAAGCATGGATGGGGAAATTCGCAAGCAATTCCAGCGTACACTTGAGAAGCAGAAAATGAAATTCAtgctcaaaactaaggtggtagGAGTCGATACTTCTGGAGATGGTGTAAAGCTGACGCTTGAGCCTGCATCTGGTGGTGACCAGACAACACTTGAAGCTGATGTGGTACTTGTCTCTGCTGGTAGGACTCCATTCACTGCTGGACTTGGGCTGGACAAGATAGGTGTGGAAACAGACAAGTTGGGACGAATTCTAGTCAATGAAAGGTTTGCATCAAACGTATCTGGTGTTTATGCAATTGGGGATGTAATTCCAGGACCAATGTTGGCCCACAAGGCAGAGGAGGATGGAGTTGCTTGTGTGGAGTTCATAGCTGGTAAACAAGGCCATGTAGATTATGACAAGGTTCCTGGAGTTGTCTATACACACCCTGAGGTTGCTTCTGTTGGTAAGACTGAGGAGCAGGTTAAGGCACATGGTATTGAATACCGTGTTGGAAAGTTCCCTTTCTTGGCAAATAGCCGTGCTAAGGCAATTGATGATGCTGAAGGGATAGTCAAGATATTGGCCGAGAAGGAGACGGATAAAATATTGGGAGTCCATATCATGGCGCCTAATGCAGGTGAGCTCATTCATGAGGCAGTAGTGGCCCTTACATATGATGCTGCAAGCGAGGATATAGCACGTGTGTGCCATGCACATCCAACAATGAGTGAGGCATTGAAGGAAGCTGCCATGGCCGCTCATGACAAGCCCATTCACATATAA
- the LOC110637226 gene encoding uncharacterized protein LOC110637226, translating into MDSQIESSQKVDSVLSSEPKPAESDMEARVQAMWEQMNKGLGNKPVKPISNKRISSTMNTNSQKFNDNWMTYLGLAPKKAGYPGQGDQQNGGSGLQDGTSKDDKVAARWDQMNKEVSNKTLSSKSSDRTSQNKSDNWMAYLGLATKKSESSIPDASQKGSSVLQNATSDEAKKLAAAALSAVKDAAAAASGRGKVEISEVRDFAGQEIEVKKLVDAESKEAAEKARTPPPSAVDAVLEQIKKKPKLSVLDKTKKDWGEFKEENKGLEEELDAYKKSSNQYLDKVSFLQRADYREFERERDARLALQARRRTDMREDDL; encoded by the exons ATGGATTCTCAAATTGAGTCTTCACAGAAAGTTGATTCAGTTTTGAGTTCAGAGCCAAAACCTGCAGAAAGTG ATATGGAAGCTCGGGTGCAAGCAATGTGGGAGCAAATGAATAAAGGGTTGGGTAATAAGCCTGTCAAACCCATTTCAAATAAACGTATTAGTTCAACCATGAATACTAATTCACAGAAATTCAACGAT AATTGGATGACATATCTGGGTCTCGCACCAAAGAAGGCAGGATACCCTGGACAAGGTGACCAGCAGAATGGAGGAAGTGGTTTGCAGGATGGTACCAGCAAAGATGACAAGGTTGCTGCCAGGTGGGACCAAATGAATAAGGAAGTATCTAATAAGACACTTTCAAGCAAGTCTTCAGATAGAACTTCACAAAATAAGTCTGAT AATTGGATGGCTTATCTGGGTCTGGCAACAAAGAAATCAGAAAGCTCTATACCAGATGCATCACAAAAGGGATCTAGTGTTTTGCAAAATGCCACTAGTGATGAGGCCAAAAAACTTGCTGCTGCTGCTCTCTCAGCAGTTAAGGATGCTGCAGCCGCTGCTTCAGGCAGGGGTAAAGTTGAG ATCTCAGAGGTACGAGATTTTGCAGGTCAGGAAATTGAAGTTAAGAAGCTTGTTGATGCAGAGTCAAAAGAGGCTGCTGAAAAGGCCAGAACTCCTCCACCTTCTGCAGTGGATGCTGTTCTAGAACAAATTAAGAAGAAACCTAAGCTCAGTGTGCTTGACAAGACGAAAAAGGATTGGGGAGAATTTAAGGAAGAGAATAAGGGGCTAGAAGAGGAGTTAGATGCTTATAAGAAAAGCTCAAACCAGTATCTGGACAAGGTATCATTCTTGCAACGAGCTGATTACAGAGAATTTGAGAGGGAGAGAGATGCACGGCTAGCTCTACAGGCCAGGAGGAGGACGGATATGCGAGAAGATGATCTTTAA
- the LOC110637224 gene encoding galactinol synthase 2 — protein MSPNATMEPPMDSKARAYVTFLAGNGDYVKGVVGLAKGLRKTKTAYPLVVAVLPDVPEEHRQILESQGCIVREIEPVYPPESQTQFAMAYYVINYSKLRIWEFVEYEKMIYLDGDIQVFENIDHLFDSPNGYFYAVMDCFCERNWRFSPQYKIGYCQQRPERVQWPKEMGSPPPPYFNAGMFVFEPNLLTYSDLLETLKVTPTTSFAEQDFLNMYFKDVYKPIPPEYNLVLAMLWRHPENVEFDKVKVVHYCADGGKPWRYTGKEENMDREDIKLLMKKWWDIYEDESLHYKNATADHGKLGSIIAALTEEEVVDHQRSAPSAA, from the exons ATGTCTCCTAACGCAACAATGGAACCTCCCATGGACTCCAAAGCCAGGGCATATGTGACTTTCTTGGCTGGCAATGGGGATTATGTGAAGGGTGTGGTAGGCTTAGCCAAGGGTTTAAGGAAGACAAAAACTGCATACCCTCTTGTGGTTGCTGTTTTACCTGACGTCCCAGAGGAGCACCGCCAGATTCTTGAATCTCAGGGCTGTATTGTCCGTGAGATTGAGCCCGTGTACCCACCGGAGAGCCAGACCCAGTTTGCCATGGCTTATTATGTGATTAACTACTCAAAGCTGCGTATTTGGGAG TTTGTTGAGTATGAAAAGATGATATACTTGGATGGAGATATACAAGTCTTTGAGAATATTGATCACCTATTCGATTCACCAAATGGGTATTTCTATGCTGTTATGGATTGTTTCTGCGAGAGGAATTGGAGGTTCTCTCCACAATACAAGATTGGTTATTGCCAACAGCGTCCTGAAAGGGTTCAATGGCCAAAGGAGATGGGCTCTCCGCCTCCTCCCTACTTCAATGCTGGTATGTTTGTGTTTGAGCCTAATCTTTTGACCTACTCTGATCTCTTGGAGACCCTCAAAGTCACCCCTACAACTTCTTTTGCTGAGCAG GACTTTCTGAACATGTACTTCAAGGATGTGTACAAGCCAATCCCTCCAGAGTACAATCTTGTTTTGGCTATGCTTTGGCGCCACCCTGAAAATGTGGAGTTCGACAAAGTTAAAGTTGTCCATTATTGTGCAGAT GGTGGAAAGCCATGGAGGTACACAGGGAAAGAAGAGAACATGGACAGAGAGGACATAAAGCTGCTGATGAAGAAATGGTGGGATATATATGAGGATGAGTCATTGCACTACAAGAATGCTACGGCTGATCATGGAAAACTTGGCTCCATAATTGCTGCACTGACTGAGGAAGAAGTGGTTGATCACCAGAGAAGTGCTCCATCTGCtgcttaa
- the LOC110637223 gene encoding 30S ribosomal protein S1, chloroplastic, with protein sequence MTSLAQHFTGLRCPPLSTSRLSNRPSLLSSPKPRKLPFVVSAVAISNAQTKERQKLKQLLEEAYERCRTAPMEGVAFTLDDFHSALDKYDFNSEIGTTVKGTVFMTDANGALVDITAKSSAYLLVQEACIHKIKHVEEAGIVPGLTEEFVIIGENEADDSLVLSLRAIQYDLAWERCSQLQAEDVIVKGKVVGANKGGVVALVEGLRGFVPFSQLSSKSTAEELLDKELPLKFVDVDEEQSRLVLSNRKAMADSQAQLGIGSVVIGTVQSLKPYGAFIDIGGINGLLHVSQISHDRVSDIATVLQPGDILKVMILSHDRERGRVSLSTKKLEPTPGDMIRNPKLVFEKAEEMAQTFRQRIAQAEAMARADMLRFQPESGLSLSSDGILGPLTSDMPAEGLDLSYVPTAED encoded by the exons ATGACATCGTTGGCTCAGCATTTCACAGGCCTCAGATGCCCACCGCTCTCAACTTCTCGCCTCTCCAATCGACCTTCCCTATTATCTTCTCCTAAACCCAGAAAGTTGCCTTTTGTAGTATCTGCGGTGGCAATATCAAATGCCCAGACCAAGGAGAGACAAAAGCTCAAACAGCTCTTAGAAGAAGCTTACGAACGCTGTCGTACTGCCCCTATGGAAGGCGTTGCCTTCACTCTCGATGATTTTCACTCTGCTCTTGATAAGTATGATTTCAATTCCGAGATTGGTACCACG GTCAAGGGCACAGTTTTCATGACTGATGCCAATGGTGCATTAGTTGACATTACTGCAAAATCTTCTGCGTATTTACTAGTCCAAGAAGCATGCATTCACAAGATAAAACACGTAGAAGAAGCTGGTATAGTTCCTGGATTGACAGAGGAGTTTGTTATTATTGGTGAAAATGAAGCTGATGATAGTTTAGTCTTGAGCTTAAGGGCAATTCAGTATGACCTTGCCTGGGAAAGGTGTAGTCAGCTTCAAGCTGAGGATGTTATTGTGAAGGGTAAG GTTGTTGGTGCAAACAAAGGTGGAGTGGTTGCTCTAGTGGAGGGCCTTCGAGGATTTGTCCCTTTCTCTCAGTTATCATCG AAATCAACTGCAGAAGAACTTCTTGACAAGGAACTTCCACTGAAATTTGTTGATGTTGATGAGGAACAGTCTAGGCTAGTACTCAGTAACCGCAAGGCCATGGCAGACAGTCAGGCACAGCTGGGTATCGGATCGGTGGTCATTGGAACTGTTCAGAGCCTGAAACCATATGGTGCATTCATTGACATTGGTGGAATCAATGGCCTTCTTCATGTCAGTCAGATTAGTCATGATCGGGTCTCTGATATTGCAACAGTTCTTCAACCTGGTGATATTCTCAAG GTCATGATACTGAGCCATGACCGTGAGAGAGGTAGAGTAAGTCTTTCTACCAAAAAGTTAGAACCTACTCCTGGTGATATGATTCGCAATCCAAAGCTTGTTTTCGAGAAG GCAGAGGAGATGGCTCAGACATTCAGGCAGAGAATTGCTCAAGCAGAAGCTATGGCTCGTGCAGACATGCTGAGATTCCAGCCTGAG AGTGGACTAAGTCTGAGCTCTGATGGGATCTTGGGTCCGTTAACGTCGGACATGCCAGCAGAGGGTTTAGACTTGAGTTATGTTCCCACTGCAGAAGATTGA
- the LOC110637221 gene encoding uncharacterized protein LOC110637221: protein MVKLRMNTADVAAEVKCLRRLIGMRCSNVYDLSPKTYVFKLMNSSGVTESGESEKVLLLMESGVRLHTTAYVRDKSNTPSGFTLKLRKHIRTRRLEDVRQLGYDRIVLFQFGLGTNAHYVILELYAQGNILLTDSEFTVLTLLRSHRDDDKGFAIMSRHRYPTEICRVFERTTTAKLQETLTSFKEPENIEPVNDDENNMSDKAQKEKQGTHKGGKSSDLSKNASHGSRAKQVTLKNLIGEALGYGPALSEHMILDAGQIPNMKISKNNRLDDNAMQVLVHAVAKFEDWLQDVISGDKVPGGYILMQNKNLDKDRSPSESGSACQIYDEFCPILLNQFKTREHMKFDTFDAALDEFYSKIESQRSEQQQKAKEDSANQKLNKIRLDQESRVLTLRKEVDHCVRMAELIEYNLEDVDAAILAVRIALAKGMSWEDLTRMVKEEKKLGNPVAGLIDKLHLERNCMTLLLSNNLDDMDDDEKTLPVDKVEVDLALSAHANARRWYDQKKKQESKQEKTVTAHEKAFKAAERKTRLQLSQEKSVATISHMRKVHWFEKFDWFISSENYLVISGRDAQQNEIIVKRYMSKGDLYVHADLHGASSTVIKNHRPEQPVPPFTLNQAGCFTVCHSQAWDSKIVTSAWWVYPHQVSKTAPTGEYLTVGSFMIRGKKNFLPPHPLIMGFGLLFRLDESSLGSHLNERRVRGEEEGMNDFEESGPLQEVSDSESEKEVTDKEHVLESKNITVNLNVSNAEVMHPHKFLPQDTTNSGDKKEDSSNIVGNSVASVTPQLEDLIDRALGLGPAAVSQKHYGVETSKVDLSEDHGCEERKATGRDKPHISKAERRKLKKDRKNGAGDANIESEKEESKETGVSVCQPEKSVQNKAVGGKISRGQKSKLKKMKEKYANQDEEERSIRMALLASAGKTHKKDEETQNVTVTAGKDKISVTSPENAPKVCYKCKKAGHLSRDCPEHPDDSSNNHANGQTNDSCVGLNRITLEEEKVAQEEDDIHEIGEEDKEKLNDLDYLTGNPLPSDILLYSVPVCGPYNAVQSYKYRVKIVPGTAKKGKAAKTAMNLFSHMPEATSREKELMKACTDSELVAAIIGNVKVTAAGLTQLKQKQKKGKKGGKEES, encoded by the exons ATGGTGAAGTTACGGATGAACACGGCCGATGTGGCCGCAGAAGTCAAGTGCTTGCGGAGGTTAATCGGCATGCGCTGCTCTAATGTCTATGATCTTTCTCCAAAG ACTTATGTATTCAAGCTAATGAATAGCAGTGGCGTAACTGAATCAGGAGAGAGTGAGAAAGTTTTGCTCTTGATGGAAAGCGGTGTCCGCTTGCATACTACTGCTTACGTTCG GGACAAAAGTAATACACCTTCTGGGTTTACACTAAAATTAAGAAAGCACATTCGTACGAGGAGGCTTGAGGATGTGAGGCAGCTTGGATATGATAGG ATTGTTCTGTTCCAATTTGGACTTGGAACTAATGCACACTATGTTATATTGGAGTTGTATGCGCAAGGAAATATTCTGCTCACTGATTCTGAGTTTACAGTTCTCACTCTTCTTCGGTCTCACAG GGATGATGATAAAGGGTTTGCAATCATGTCAAGGCATCGATATCCTACTGAAATTTGCCGAGTTTTTGAGCGAACAACTACTGCTAAACTGCAAGAAACTCTTACATCCTTTAAGGAGCCTGAAAACATTGAACCTGTTAATGACGATGAAAATAATATGTCTGATAAGGCTCAAAAAGAAAAGCAGGGTACGCATAAGGGTGGTAAATCTTCTGACTTGAGTAAAAATGCTAGTCATGGAAGTCGTGCCAAACAAGTCACACTAAAGAATCTTATTGGGGAGGCATTGGGCTATGGTCCTGCACTTTCCGAGCACATGATATTGGATGCTGGTCAGATCCCGAATatgaaaatttctaaaaataataGGTTAGATGATAATGCAATGCAGGTTTTGGTTCATGCTGTTGCAAAATTTGAAGATTGGCTCCAAGATGTTATTTCAGGAGACAAAGTTCCTGGAGGATACATTTTGATGCAGAATAAAAATTTGGACAAGGACCGCAGCCCATCTGAATCTGGAAGTGCTTGCCAG ATCTATGATGAATTCTGCCCCATATTACTGAACCAATTCAAGACGAGGGAACATATGAAATTTGATACATTTGATGCAGCATTGGATGAATTTTACAGCAAAATTGAGAGTCAAAGGTCAGAACAACAGCAAAAGGCAAAAGAGGACTCTGCCAATCAGAAACTAAATAAAATACGCCTGGATCAG GAAAGTCGAGTGCTAACATTGAGGAAAGAAGTAGACCACTGTGTTAGAATGGCAGAATTAATAGAATACAACTTAGAAGATGTAGATGCTGCTATATTGGCTGTTCGTATAGCTCTTGCAAAGGGAATGAGTTGGGAGGATCTTACTCGTATGGTGAAGGAAGAGAAGAAGTTGGGGAACCCTGTGGCTGGCCTTATTGACAAGCTCCACCTTGAAAGAAACTGCATGACATTGCTTTTGAgcaacaatcttgatgacatggATGATGATGAAAAGACGCTTCCGGTTGACAAG GTGGAAGTGGATTTGGCACTTTCTGCACATGCCAATGCTCGGAGATGGTATGATCAGAAGAAAAAGCAAGAAAGTAAACAGGAAAAGACTGTTACAGCTCATGAAAAAGCTTTTAAAGCAGCTGAGAGAAAGACTCGTCTCCAGCTTTCACAG GAGAAATCTGTTGCCACTATATCACATATGCGCAAAGTTCACTGGTTTGAGAAATTTGATTGGTTCATCAGCAGTGAGAATTATTTGGTTATTAGTGGACGTGATGCTCAACAAAATGAGATAATAGTCAAGCGTTATATGTCAAAAGGAGATCT GTATGTCCATGCAGATCTGCATGGAGCTTCTAGTACTGTGATCAAGAATCATAGGCCTGAACAACCTGTGCCTCCTTTCACTTTAAACCAAGCTGGATGTTTTACA GTTTGCCACAGCCAGGCATGGGATTCAAAGATTGTCACTAGTGCTTGGTGGGTGTACCCTCATCAGGTCAGTAAAACTGCTCCTACGGGGGAGTATCTCACTGTTGGAAGTTTCATGATACGTGGGAAGAAGAACTTTCTTCCCCCACATCCTCTTATAATGGGCTTTGGGTTGTTATTTCGCTTAGATGAGAGCTCTTTAGGATCACATTTAAATGAAAGGAGAGTACGTGGTGAGGAGGAAGGGATGAATGACTTTGAAGAAAGTGGACCTCTCCAAGAAGTTTCTGATTCTGAGTCAGAGAAAGAAGTAACAGACAAAGAACATGTGTTAGAATCAAAAAATATTACTGTTAACTTGAATGTCTCCAATGCTGAAGTTATGCATCCACATAAATTTCTTCCACAAGACACTACCAACAGTGGGGACAAGAAGGAAGATTCATCCAATATTGTTGGAAACAGTGTTGCATCTGTTACACCACAACTTGAGGATCTCATTGATAGAGCTCTTGGACTGGGACCTgctgctgtatctcaaaaacattATGGAGTTGAAACATCTAAGGTTGATTTGTCTGAGGATCATGGTTGTGAGGAAAGGAAGGCGACAGGGAGAGATAAACCTCATATCTCAAAGGCTGAAAGAAGAAAGCTCAAGAAGGATCGCAAAAATGGTGCTGGAGATGCAAACATTGAGTCGGAAAAAGAAGAATCAAAAGAAACTGGTGTTTCTGTCTGTCAACCTGAAAAGAGTGTCCAAAATAAGGCTGTAGGTGGAAAAATCAGCCGTGGGCAGAAGAGTAAACTTAAGAAGATGAAGGAGAAGTATGCAAATCAAGATGAGGAGGAGAGAAGCATTCGGATGGCTTTACTGGCT TCTGCTGGAAAGACACACAAGAAAGATGAAGAGACGCAAAATGTAACAGTCACTGCTGGCAAAGACAAGATATCTGTTACCA GTCCTGAAAATGCACCAAAAGTATGTTATAAATGTAAAAAGGCAGGTCACTTGTCTCGGGATTGCCCAGAACATCCTGATGATAGTTCAAACAATCATGCAAATGGACAGACCAATGACTCTTGTGTTGGTTTGAATCGTATCACTTTGGAGGAAGAAAAGGTGGCACAGGAGGAGGATGACATCCATGAGATAGGTGAAGAAGATAAAGAGAAGTTAAATGATTTGGATTACTTGACTGGGAATCCCTTGCCTAGCGACATTCTATTATATTCTGTGCCTGTCTGTGGTCCCTACAATGCAGTGCAGTCATACAAGTACCGAGTGAAGATTGTCCCTGGCACAGCAAAGAAAGGAAAAG CTGCAAAAACTGCCATGAACTTGTTCAGCCACATGCCAGAAGCAACTAGCAGGGAGAAGGAATTGATGAAAGCATGTACAGATTCTGAACTAGTTGCTGCAATTATTGGCAATGTAAAGGTTACTGCTGCAGGCCTCACGCAATTGAAGCAGAAGCAAAAGAAAGGTAAAAAAGGCGGTAAAGAGGAGAGCTAG